From Aegilops tauschii subsp. strangulata cultivar AL8/78 chromosome 5, Aet v6.0, whole genome shotgun sequence:
CTTAAGTGCGGCCGCCCACCTTTGACAATCTCAGTTGATTGTCGACCACCGGGAGCGAAGAGATCTGTCCGAGCGGTCAATTCCACTTTTGTTGTGTACATCAAAGTGCTCCGTCATCCGGTTCCAATAtgcatctctactttgatcacctCCAACGGAGGGATCCCTCGACACTTGCAACCTAGTATTGCATAGCAAGATGTCTTCATCATTGGTGTAGTTGCCTCCTCTTCCTTTCGGTGCGTCGACGATGCCCTCACCATCCTCGTCCACCTCAAACTCATGATCATCGAAATGCATGTCATTGGTTTGAGACCAATGAGAATTGTTGGAGCCAACACCCGTACTTGAAATATATGCCTCATCGTTGAAACTACAAAGTATATACAACGAAGCAAATAAGCTATCCATATGTATGCATtcaaaaaacaacaacaacaacaaaaagttGGCGAAATTTTATGCTTtggggcatttcatcgaacaccttgtgcaCGTCGGCCGCCGGCTCAACAAGTGAGCTCGCTGGCGCTTCGGTAGCCCGCCGGGTCCGACGCACGCCCTGCAAGCTTCTTCCTCGACGGCTTAGAGGAGCCGTCCGCCGCCTTGTTCTTCTTCGTGGATACCTTGCCCTTCTTCGCCCGCGCCGCATTTGAGAGCTTCGAGAGGGGGTCACGTGGCTTCACGGTGGGCGCCGACGCGACGCCACCCGCCGCCGAGGTCATCCGTGGCGGCATGAAAAAGCCGCGCGCGATACCGGTGCTTGGAGGAGCACCGGCGGAGGCGAAGCCAAAGCTCCCCGTGTTAGGGTTTGCGGCGGCGGAGGGGTCGCGGGTCTAGGAAGGGGTGAGGGGGGTGCCGGCACGGCCGTCCATCGGGTCAATtcgccggcggcggcgcaggcgggGCGAAAGTGGCGCGGCGGAGGGAGTGCGGCGGAGAGAGTGCGGCGCGAGCGCTCGAGTTTGCGGCGCGCGGAAGCGGGCGCACCAAATAAACGGCACGCGATGGCGATTCGGACCGCGCGCTGAACTCTTTATGCCGCGCGCACGGTTATTGCGCGTCCGCTGGAGCTCGGATAGCGATTGCGCGCGCGCTAAAAACCACAAATTTGCAGCGCGGCGCTTATAtagcgcggctgttggagatgctctaacttGATGTTAGATTTTTTAAGAAGTGTTGTTGGCGAAATGTTGACTTTGGTTTTACCTCTTTCCTGACAAGTAATTTTTGTGTTATGTTCGATGATCTCTAGAGAAGGTGGGGATGGAGCAGAGGTAGAAGCAGGCATGTTGCCGAACAACAGTAGCGATGTACAGCAAGGATATGCTTGAAGATCGTGTGGGGTTATGCTTGAAGGTGTGCTTTTCAACGGCTTTGTGTTCAAAAGATAGTGTTGTTCAGTACGATATTATGGATAAGGAGACACGACGACTACAACAGAAGAAAAGATAATCAATATATGTATCTATGAATGTAAAGATGTTATGTTTAACACATTTGAATTAGATTAATTATTTGACCAGTATTTTTGGTTATTCCGTAGCAATGCACGGGCATTCGACTAGTATTTTTTTTACATCCAGGTCAAttgaccacctagcgacgactacaagcactggagcgagccgGAGGCGCCGCCGTCACCGCCCCTCCTTCATCGGAGTCGGCCAAAACTCGTTGTAGTaaacagtcgggaagtcgtcgtgctaaggccccaaaAGACCGGCGCACCAGAATAGtaaccgccgccgatgaagagaaGCATATATCAGAAGAATTCTACCTATAAACAAATGAACGTAGACGCACCAAGActggatccatgaagatccagggAAGACCAACACCAACCGAATCTCACGAGATCTGCCGGAGGCATACCTCCATATGCCTTTCGACGACGCTGTACGCACCGCCGCAACGGGGACTAGGCATGGAGGATCTTATTCCGACTAAGGGAACCGTCGTCGTCTCGCCTCCCTCAGTAGGACAAACTCTAATCAACCCTACAAAGGACCTAAAAACGGAGCGGGAGCCCTCCCACCGGCGAGGGCCGAGGTCCACCGTGCCTCCGTGGCCCTAATGCCACAGAAGACCAACCGGGTCAGCGGGATGCCGCTGGCGGAGGCGAGAAGACCCTCGCCCTAGGAGGAGTTTCTCGTGAGGAGAGCCAGATGCATCCGTGGATATATAGCTGTCCAAATTTAGGGTGCCAGCTTACATCATTTGTTACGGCAGAATATTTTCTAGTGCCGAAAATCCATCTCTCTCCTGGCCTAAAATCATTTCGGTACAATTTTTTATAGCATATGTTGAAGATACTCTAAGACTAGTTTAATAAACCTCTAAGCCAAGTCGGATTTGAATATACACCAGATTCATATTGCGTCTCAAAGTCAAGTTGTGGTTAGAGGGATCAACAACCAAGATTAACAATTCGAGGACCATACAACGTCATCACTAAAGATCAAACATTGGGGACACATGTCCACATAGGTTCAATTTTACCATGAATTGTACGAGTTCAATGAAGAAGCTAATAGAGCATCATTGATGACGTAGGGATGCAAGCGGAGCCAGATAGTGAACAATATCATAGAACTAATATAATGTTAGTTTTACATAAATGACAAGAAAAATTTAAGCTAATTGATCAGTTTTGCAGGACGAAGCGGGCTGCCCCTTGCACCCCCTTGGATGCCAGTAGACATCATGTACTATATGGGACACCAAGCTTTACCCTTTACTTTTGATTATTGACTAATAAAACTTCCCTATTTGAGCTCAAAAGAAAAAAACTCCACGCCACACTGGCGTAGTAGGTAAGTGTAAAAGTACCCCCAAAAGACCTTTACTGATGGACGCGGTGTTTCTGCACCCATGTCTAGATGTTTTTTGGTGTGAAAAATAAAATCGTTTAAAATAGAAAAAAGTCAAAACATTCTGATTGTTTTTGTGGTCCAAAATGGTTGAATGTGTGATGCCCGTGCCAAGTTTCGTGGAGTTTGAAAATTCGAGGAGCTCGTGGCAAGAAACATAAAATTCAGGCATGTGAGAAAGTTTAAAAGAAAACCATTCGTGGTAAGAAAGATAAAAttctggcgagggagaggcggTGACGGCGGCGCACCTTCAGCTCGCTTCAGTGATGacagtcgtcgctaggtggtctacggatctgaatgtaatttttattatttctgatgTTCTTAGTACTGTCATGATTGTAAATAAATAGATTGGAAGTATTtctgttaaaaaaatgttcggtTGTTCGCGTACACTCCTCAACTACCCCAGTTACAAATAGCACTAAAATTctaaactactccctccatcccatattGTAAGACGCTTTTTGACATTGTAGTGTtacaaaacatcttatattatgggatggagggagtacattcCTCTCAATAATAAAAATTATAAAATAAATTCAGATAACAAAGGGAAGTGTGCCGTGCGTGATCCCTAGCCTATTATTTTTGTAGAGAAAATTCTCTGGCCTATGAATAATCCATTTTCCACCGGAAAAATCGTTGACGATCTGATACGATATGATCCTCCCACCCAACCAGACCAATCCAAACCAGAAACACTTGGAAATCCTGAGCCGCGTGCGCCATTTTTCTATCATTTTGCCTAGGCAGCCCGACAGAGTCCCGCGCCAATCCCCCCACACGCGCCAGTCGCCGCCACCTCCCACCTACCGTCCCGTCATCATCATCCATCCTCATCCTCCTCCAAGAACCCGGCAGAATCATCGCGAGAGCACCATGTCCAATCACGACTCGGCGTGGCCCTCATTTTGATTGATCTTAAGCTGCAGCTCGGGGATTGGCTCGCTGTTAGCCTGTCGGACCACCCCTCCATGGCGCCCGAAGTGAAGGTGCCGCTGCTGGAGGGGAGGGGCGCGACGCCCGCGCAGACGTTGGGGAACATCGTCGTGTCCATCGTCGGCACCGGCGTGCTCGGCCTGCCCTACGCCTTCCGCACCGCGGGCTGGCTCGCCGGCACCCTCGGGGTCGCTGGCGCCGGCGCCGCCACCTTCTACTGCATGCTCCTCCTGGTCAGTACACACTTATCCATTTCCCCTGTTTGACTTTGAGTAGCACTACCTGGATTTCTTAGGATTCAATCAGCTTCAATCGATCTATACTGTGGCTAAATATTCAGCTTAAGTTGTTCAATCgattggtgtgatgaagtttagTCACACATTCGCAGTTGACTTTAGCTGCTGTTTGGTCTGAAGCTGGATTGCAGGGACAAGCTGCGGGAGCAAGAAACAGAGGAGGACGGGCTCGGAGATGAGCAGAGCCGCCATGGCGATGGCGGCAACTACACATACGGGGACCTGGGCGAGCGATGCTTTGGCCCCGTCGGCAGGCACTTCACGGAGGCCATCATCGTCCTATGCCAGACCGGCGGCACCGTGGCGTACCTCGTCTTCATCGGCCAGAACATCAGCTCCGTGCTCCCCGCGCTCTCGCCGGCCATCGTCGTCCTGGCGCTCCTGCTGCCGGTCGAGGTCGCGCTCTCCTTCGTCCGCTCCCTCTCCGCGCTCGCGCCCTTCAGCATACTCGCCGACGCCTGCACTGTGCTGGCCGTCGCCGCCGTGGTCAAGGAGGACGTCCAGCTCCTGGTCGAGCGCGGGCAGCCATTCGCCGACCGGAGCGCGTTCGCCGGGCTCTGGGGCGTCCCGTTCGCGTGCGGCGTTGCCGTGTTCTGCTTCGAGGGGTTCTGCCTCACGCTCGCGCTGGAGGCGTCCATGTCGAACAGAGCCAAGTTCCGGCCGGTGCTCCTCCAGGCCATCGCCGGAGTCACGGTCGTGTACGTCGGCTTCGGCGTCTGCGGCTACCTCGCCTACGGCGACGCCACCCGGGACATCGTCACCCTCAACCTCCCGAGCAACTGGTCCACCGCCGCCGTCAAGGTGGTGCTGTGCGTCGCGCTGGCGCTCACGTTCGCGGTGATGATGCACCCGATCCACGAGATCGTGGAGTCGCGGCTGCTGGCGCCGGGCGGGTGGGTGCGGAGGCGCGGCGGCTTCGTGGAGCGTGCGGCGCTGCACCTGAGCCGCGTCGCGGTGGTGGCGACGCTGGCCGCGATAGCGTGCTTCGTGCCGGCGTTCGGGGAGTTCGCGGCGTTCGTGGGGAGCACGGTGTGCGCGCTGCTCTCCTTTGTGCTGCCGGCGCTCTTCCACCTCCGCGTCGTGGGGCCGACGGCGAGCACGTGGGCGCGCGCGGTGGACTACTTTTTCTTGCTCTCCGGCCTGGTGTTTGCCGGTCATGGGATGTACACGGTCTTGTCACCCCAGTGACAGTTGAAAATGTTCATAGTTTAGTAcagcgcgcgcgcacacacaaaAGAGAGCAATCACCATCGAAATTACAGTCAACAAAGACCTGCAAAAACCAGAGATCGGAGGTTAGCGCATCTCCGACGCCGACCTTGAAAACGGACACAGTATCCGACGCCGACCTCCAAAACGGACACAGTATCCATCGCCGTCTGACTGGGAGCCGGCCATCAAATTCTGTCTCCAAACGTCCGTCTCTGTTTTATTTCTTAGGTCCACAACAAAATAATAGCACACAAAATCTTTGATTAATGAAAATATCAAATGTGGCACTAGTTCAAATGCAGATATTACAATCTAACTAAGTTTTGAAATAAAAAATAGTTCAAACTTGAATTCAACTCGCATATATGTTATAGTTCTCCCTTTTAAACGCTAATAGATGCTCAATCGGATCTTTCTTAACCTACTCATGAGTTGTTTGATGTTGAATTTGTTGATGCATTTGGACAAACTCATCAAATGTGACCGGATTCTGATTTGGAAGTCAGCTAGGGCCACCAATGTTCTCAAATTCCAGACCTCTGACATCATCTTCACCCTCATCCTCCACAATCATATTATACATGATCACACAATATGTCATCATCTCCCACATGGTCTTTGGATCCCATTCTTTTGCATGTCCTCGAACAACTGCAAAGCGGGCTTGTACCACTCCAAATGCCCTCTCCACAGTCTTTCTAGCTTCTTATTTTCTTTGGACAAAGTGAGCTCTTTTCTGAACAATTAGCTCAGAGTTAGTCTTGACGAAAGTCGCCCATAGAGGATAGATACGTCAACCAGATAGTAGGACATGTTGTAGTCATGCTCATTAACATGATAGTTGCATGGATGAGCTTGTCCTTCAGGCAATCTAGCAAACAATGGTGACCGCTGCAGCACATTGATGTCATGGTCCGACCTGAACATGccaaagaaagcatgccaaatccaAAGGTCCTATGATGCAACTGCTTCAATaatgacgatgagcttcttatcATGGCCCCAGTATTACCCTTGTAGAACATATGGGTAGTTCTTTCATCTCCAGTGCATGCAATCAAGGGATCCAAGGATACCTGGTCACCTCTTGCTTCGAACATTGGGGTCTGCGATAGTTGGTTCTCTCAAGTACTGACGTCCAAACACCTCAATCACCACCGTAGAAATCACCATGGCGTCTCCTCATGTGCCATCAGACATCCGAGGGTAGTCGTCCCATGAATCTGTGGTCGTTCCATAGGCAAGCATCCTCAATGCATTCGTGCACTTATGGTAACCAGATAATCCAATTCTTCCTACAACATCCTCCTTCAAGATGAAGTAGTCATCGTAGGCTCGGACACCATTGTAGAGGCGATCGAACACATTTTCCTGCATCCGAAAGCGCCGCAAAAATTATCGACGAATAGCGCGTCAGGTGCAAAGTAGTCGTCCATCGGCGTCAAATTCCCTTGTGCCTTGTTCTTGTTCAGCAATCGATGACCCTTGATCGATCCCTTGAAATTGAGGGCGTACTCTTCTGCACGCGTAGCGTCTGCAAGGACCGCCTACGTCATCGCCGCTTCATCCGCATACTTATCCTCATCGAATGACTCAATGTAGTTCTCGTACAAGTACTCCATGTCCGAATCCATTTCTTCAAAGAGGAGGGAAAATTTGTCAAAATTTTTGCACGGGCATTTCACCAAACACTTGTCAGACGTGGTGACCCCCACGGACGGTATCCATAGGTGCCTACAAGGCAGACGAACGAGAGCTGGAATGGCGGCATAAGCAAAGCGGCGTGAAGACTAGGTGGAGCGGGTGGCGGGGGTGGTGAAGCTGCAAGTCATCCAAGGAGGAAGCAGATGTAGAGCAAAGCAGTGCAAGGGGGAGGGGATGGAAATGCAGGCTCCGGGCGTGGTTTTGGGTCGGACGGGGTCATCGGAGTCCTACGTGGCGGAGGTCTGGACTCCCGCAAAGCCCCCTAGTTTGCTTCCGGTTTGTGGGAAAACGGACACGTGGACGTATATGGGTCCGCATTGAATGGCAAAGTGAGTCCGGACAGCTCGATCCATACGTATGCGGGTGATTTGGGGGTCTGCTTCGAAAATGCCTTTAGTACATAAATCTTCATGAGATCCCAACAACATATTTGGGATTGAACACTTCTTAACTTTGAGATGTCAAAATGTTGACTCCTCAAGAAGAAATTGCTACTATATCACCTTGCCATTTTGATCACTTTGATTAGCCTATTCACTCTTCATCAACgtcaaatttgtctttcagtgtGTTGACCATTCATGGGATGATCACTGCTTGTACCTCCATAGTGTTCCTGGGCGTAGTAAAAAATTGTTGTGTAGCATGTTCCCCAACAGACAAAATAGTGATCAAGGTTTCTTGCTGTATAATTGTTTCGCACTCATTTGGACTTTGTTTAACATCTATTTAGAAAATAAATGCATTCTTGAATAAATGAGGTTTGAAATATGAGTGATGGCGGTGTGGGGTGCACGCAAAAACAGAATTAAACCCCTGGTTGTTGATAGTGGAGTGGTGCAACAAAACAACGCCACTATGGCAGGCATGGTTACGGACTACTTCACTAATTTGTTTACTACCGATTCGGCATTGTGTGCAGACCAAGTGGTAGATTTGATCAACTCCTGTGTCACTGTAATACGAATGATAGCCCGTGTGCATATTTTTCGTATAAGAAGATTGCGGGTGTGCTCTTCCAGATTGGCCCTCTAAAAGCCTCTGGACCTGATGGCTTTTCGGCGCGCATGTTTCATAGGAACTGGGCTGTCATGAAAGGACCAGGTGACTGCTGTCGTGAAGGAATTTTTCTACACATATTATGCGAGAAGGTGTGAACAATATTGCGATTGTGCTCATACCAAAAATTGGTAACCCGTAAACTTGTTGATTTCCCGCCTATAATTTTTTGCAATGTCATTTATAAGGTGGTGTCCAAGTGTTTAGTTAACATGTATAGGCCAATTCTTGATGAGATCATATCACCTGAACATAGCGCCTTTGTACCAGAAAAATGATAACTGATAATGTTTTGATTGCCTTTGAGAGTATACATCGTATTCAGTAGGAAGATGACCTAGCAAGGAGTTTTTGTGCCTATAAGTTGGACCTCTGAAAGGCGCATGACAGGGTTGATTGGGTATTCTTGAAGCAGACGATGCAAAAGTTGGGTATCGCTAACCGATGGGTGAAATGGATTATGACTTGTGTCACCTTGGTTAGATAAAGTGCCAAATTAAATGACACCCACTTGGATTCGTTCACACCGTCGCGTGGGCTACGGCAAGGTGATCCCTTATCCCTGTTTTGTTCCTCTTTATTGTTGATTGTATGTATACCTGTTAAAGGATGGTGAGGAGAAAGGAAAAATCACGTCCCTGAAGGTATGTCGCCGTGCACCTGGAATTTCCCATCTTCTGTTCGTCGACGATACGATTGCTCTTCTTTAAAGTAGACGCACAAGAAGCACAAGAGGTGAGGTCCATTATAAAGGAGTATGAAGGGGCAACTGGACAACATATTAGTCCAGCCAAATGCAGCATGTTGTTTGGGAAGGCTTGTCCAGATAcaagccaggaggtggtgcgcacTGCACTGTAGGTTTTCCTACCTTTGAAGAGAAATATCTAGGCCTTACGACCCCTGAAGGTAGAATGTTGAAATGGAAGTGCCAAAATTTGGAAGCCAGACCCACTAAAAGAATTATTGTGTGGGGAGATACACTCTCTCTGGTTGGAGAGGAAGCGATGATCAAATCAGTTGCGCAAGCAATTCCCACTTACATGACGGGGGTGTTTAAACTTCCCATGTCCATGTGTTATGATATCAACAGGGTGGTGCGAAAATTTTGATGGGGACCTTCTGAGGGGAATTTCAAAACTCATTGGCAGGTATGGTTGAAAATTCAGACCCACAAACTGAGTGGGGAGCTGGGATTCCATGACTTCAGGTTGTTTAACCAGGTTTTGCTGGAATGACAAGCTTGCATACTTCTGACAAAACCTAAGAGTCTTTGTGTGCAGATTCTAAAAGCTCGGTACTACCTGAAAGGGCATTTGGAGGACACGATTTTTTCAACCAATGCTTCGGTCACGTGGCAGGCGAGTCCAATATTGCTTGGAGCTCTTGAAGAAGAGGTTTATTTGGTGAGTGGGTAGCATCACACATATTCGCATCTATAGGGACCAGCGGCTGCCTCGGTATCTGTCAGGCCAGCTCATCACGCCCTAGGGGACGCGCAGGAGTATGGCGGCTGGACCTCTTGTGCGAACACTTCCTGCATGTCGACATCGATGTTATCACTCGCATACGGACTTCGCCACATGTCACCAGTGACGTCCTCGCCCGGGCCCGGAGAAATCCGGTGTTTTCTTGGTTCGATCGGCATACCACTTCGCCATGGATGAGCACAGGCGTCCATCAACGAGTGCATCAAGCATGGCAACGGAAGGTCATCGCGCTATCTGGAAGACCATATGGGGGTGCCCTACTTCCCCTAAGGTACTCGTGTTTGCTTGGAGGCTGGTCACCAATTCCCTCTATCACTTCGGCAAACAAATTTTCTCGCACTCTAGAACCTAATGATTTGTGCCCTCTATGTGGTGTGGAATAAGAGGACGGAAACCACGCTATCTACTGGTGCCCACACGCAAATGAGTTGTGGCAAGTAATGGCAAAGGACTGACCTATCCCGATCATCGAGACGGTGCGCTACATGGGGCCGTGGTCCTCCTGATGGTCCTCTAGCGCATATGGCACATACGGAAGGAGATCACGCATGACAAAGCCTTGACTCCTATTGAACCTTCCCGGTGGTTCCTAAATAGCTACATGAACTCGCTCTGGTGTAATCGGCATTTTCCTAATTAGGATCAGGTAAGCGGAAAGATGGTGCTCTCTTTACGGATGGTCGGCATCCGGCCTTGGAAGTATGATATCGACCTAGCACCCTGAAGGGCGTTGAGCTGCACTGGGTTCGGTCGCCCTGGGGTGG
This genomic window contains:
- the LOC109735931 gene encoding amino acid transporter ANT1, which translates into the protein MAPEVKVPLLEGRGATPAQTLGNIVVSIVGTGVLGLPYAFRTAGWLAGTLGVAGAGAATFYCMLLLLDCRDKLREQETEEDGLGDEQSRHGDGGNYTYGDLGERCFGPVGRHFTEAIIVLCQTGGTVAYLVFIGQNISSVLPALSPAIVVLALLLPVEVALSFVRSLSALAPFSILADACTVLAVAAVVKEDVQLLVERGQPFADRSAFAGLWGVPFACGVAVFCFEGFCLTLALEASMSNRAKFRPVLLQAIAGVTVVYVGFGVCGYLAYGDATRDIVTLNLPSNWSTAAVKVVLCVALALTFAVMMHPIHEIVESRLLAPGGWVRRRGGFVERAALHLSRVAVVATLAAIACFVPAFGEFAAFVGSTVCALLSFVLPALFHLRVVGPTASTWARAVDYFFLLSGLVFAGHGMYTVLSPQ